From Pseudomonas hormoni:
AGCCGGCAGTACCTCTTCGGGGAAACCCGGCTGCTTCTGGTCCATGTTCACAGCGACGATCTCGAACCTGATCGGCGCGACCTTCTGCAAATGCATCAGCACATCGAGCAGGGTGTAGCTGTCCTTGCCACCGGACAGGCAGACCATGACCTTGTCGCCGTCTTCAATCATGTTGAAATCGGCAACCGCCTCACCGGCCTGACGGCGAAGGCGCTTTTGCAGTTTGTTCTGGTTGACCGTGAGAGTGCCCATGACGCGAAATCCGTGAGGTGTGACGAAAGGCCGGCATTTTACGCAAAAACCCGCTTTCGGCGAATAGCCTGAGCCAAGCATACCCCTCTGTGGCGAGGGAGCTTGCTCCCGCTCGGCTGCGCAGCAGTCGCAAAACCTGCCGACTCAATTTGCCTGACAAAACGGGGTGGATGGTTTTGGGGCCGCTGCGCGACCCAGCGGGAGCAAGCTCCCTCGCCACAGGGGTTTGCCAAGACTCAGAGGCGATTAACAGATGGGTTTACAGCGCGATTTGCTCTAACGCCCTGCAACCTGCGCCGGTAAGACCTTTCTATACTGCGACATAAGGTCGCACACATATCCAGACCTTTACTTACTTGGCCACTTTGGCCTGTAGGCGCTCCACTGGGGGGCGACGGTAAAAACAAGAGGAGTGACTGGCATGATCCATCACGTAGTGGGGCTCTTCACCCACCCCGACCAGGAATGGAAAGAAATCCGTGGCGACCAAGAGGAAAGCATCAGCCACATGTACCTGACCCACACGTTGATTCTGGCGGCGATCCCCGCCGTGTCGGCGTTTATCGGCACCACACAGGTCGGCTGGGTCATCGGCAATCGAGCGCCGGTGATGTTGACGACAGAGAGTGCGCTATGGATGACGATCATGTCGTACCTGGCGATGCTCGGCGGCGTTGCAGTGATGGGCGCGTTCATCCACTGGATGGCTCGCACCTATGACGCCAATCCGAGCCTGGCCCGTTGCGTTGCGTTTGCGACCTATACCGCGACCCCGCTGTTCATTGGCGGCCTCGCGGCGCTGTACCCACACATGTGGCTGGGGATGATCGTCGGGACGGCGGCCATCTGCTACACGGTGTATCTACTGTATGTGGGGTTACCCACTTTCATGAACATTCCATCAGACGAGGGATTTCTGTTTTCAAGTTCGGTGCTCGCCGTAGGGCTGGTAGTGCTGGTGGCCATTATGGCGTTCACGGTTATTGTCTGGGGACTCGGCGTGGGGCCGGTCTATACGAACTAGCAACACACCACCCAAAAACAAGATCTGCCAACACAGGCCGCCGCAAGGCGGCCTTCTAATGTAGGGGGTAACGACCACTCGGCACCTGAGCGATTCGCAAGCCACGAAGGTTGCGGCATACTCGACGTCTCTGGAGATCCATCAAGCATGCCCGAGCAACTCAATACCCGCGTCGAAGACTGTTACCAACAAGCCGAATCCTTTTTCAAACGAACCTTCAAACGCCCCGTGGTGAGCCTCAAGCTGCGCGGGCAAAAAGCCGGTGTCGCGCATCTTCACGAGAACCTGTTGCGCTTCAATCCGCAGTTGTACCGGGAAAACACCGAAGACTTCCTCAAACAGACCGTGGCCCATGAAGTGGCGCACCTGATTGCTCATCAGCTGTTTGGCGATCGTATTCAGCCCCACGGTGAAGAGTGGCAATTGATCATGCGCGGCGTGTATGAATTGCCGCCCAATCGTTGCCATACCTATGACGTCAAGCGTCGCAGCGTGACCCGCTATATCTACAGGTGCCCGTGCGCCGGCAGCGATTTCCCGTTTTCGGCGCAGCGACACAGCCTGGTGCGGCAGGGGCGGCGGTATTTGTGTCGCAGATGCCGGAGCACGTTGGTGTTCAGTGGGGAGATGCGGGTCGAATAGTGAGATTTGTGGTGTCTGGGTCGACCTCTTCGCCAGCAGGCTGGCTCCCACAGGGGATCATCGATACGCCATAGATCCATTGTGGGAGCCAGCCTGCTGGCGATGGCGGCCTGACAGGCGCTAGAGAATCACCTTGGCACGCCGCAACCCGGCAATCCGCTCAGCATCAAACCCCAACTCCCTCAACACTTGATCCGTATGCTGCCCCAGCTCCGCACCAATATGCCGAGGCTCGGGCAACCCGTCCGAAAACTTCAACGGACACGCCATCTGTGCCTGACTCGTCCCGTCCCCCCGCGGCACATCGGTCACCACTTCCCGAGCCTTCAACTGCGGATGCCGAATCGCCTCCCCCAAACTCAACACCGGCTCAACACACGCATCCAATTCGGCAAACAGCGCACACAACTCGGCAAAGTCATGCTTCTCGAATTCGGTCTTCAGCGCGTCCTTGAGCTTCTTTTGCTGGGCAGGTTGAGGCGACAAGCCCAGCGCCGCCAGCTCCTCCAGCCCCAGCGCCGTGCACAGTTGCTTCATGAAGGCCGGCTCCAGACTGCCCACCGATAACCAGCGGCCATCCCGCGAACGATAATAATCGTAAAAGCTGCCGCCATTGAGCATCTGGTCTTCCCTGCCCGGTTCCTCGCCGCAGGCCAGATAACCCGCACCGGCCATGGCGTTCAGGCTGAACGCGCAGTCGGTCATGCTCACATCCAGATGCTGCCCCAACCCGGTTTGCTGCCGGGCGATCACCGCTGCCAGCAGCCCTATCACTCCGTGCAACGAGCCACCGGCGACATCCGCCACTTGCATGCCCAAGGGCAACGGCCCACTCTCGGCGCGGCCGGTGTAGCTCGCCAGTCCCGCCAACGCCAGGTAATTGATGTCGTGGCCGGCGCGGTCCTTGTAGGGGCCGGTCTGGCCGTAACCGGTGATCGACACATAGATCAGCTTCGGGTTGATCGCCTTCAACGCTTCATACCCCAGGCCAAGGCGTTCCATTACACCGGGGCGGAACTGTTCAAGGACAATGTCGTAGTCCTGCAGCAACTGCTTGATGACTTCCAGCGCCTCGGGCTGCTTGAGGTCCAGCGCGAGGCTGCGTTTGTTGCGATTGAGGTAGGCGTGGCTGGCCGACACACCCTGGTCATGGGGCGGTAGCACGCGCAACAGGTCCATGCGGGTCGGCGACTCGATGCGCAACACCTCGGCGCCCATGTCGGCCAGTAACAGCGAGGCGAACGGCCCCGGCAGCAGTGTCGAGAAATCCAGAACCTTGAGTGATGCCAATGGGCCGAGCATGAGCAATCTCCATAAACGATGCTTCCAGCCTAGGCAGGCAACGCGATTGCAGCAATCACCTGATGTGTCAGCAACTGTGACCGTTACGCTCAAATCGCGGGAATGAAAAAACCCGCCGAAGCGGGTTTTTCCTTTTGCTGCGCGTGTTACTTGACGCTGTTCGGGGTTGGGCCTTCGGCCACGCCCAGGTCGTCTTCAACACGTTCGTCGGAGATACCGCGACCGCCGGAAGCCAGCTCTGATTGCAGTACGTCGGTGTCCAGCTCCTTGACCCACTTGGCCACAACGATGGTAGCAACGGCGTTGCCGATCAGGTTGGTCAGTGCACGGGCTTCGGACATGAAGCGGTCGATACCGAGGATCAGCGCCAGGCCGGCAACCGGCAGGTGGCCCACAGCGGACAGAGTGGCGGCCAGTACGATGAAGCCCGAACCCGTCACACCTGCGGCGCCTTTGGAGGACAGCAGCAACACCACCAGCAGGGTGATCTGGTGAGTGATGTCCATGTGGGTGTCAGTCGCTTGAGCGATGAACACGGCCGCCATGGTCAGGTAGATTGCGGTGCCGTCGAGGTTGAACGAATAACCGGTCGGGATCACCAGACCCACCACGGATTTCTTCGCGCCCAGACGCTCCATTTTGATCAGCATGCGTGGCAGTACCGATTCCGAAGAAGAAGTACCCAGCACGATCAGCAGCTCTTCACGAATGTAGCGAATCACTTTCAGCACGCTGAAGCCGTGAGCGCGAGCGATACCGCCCAGCACGATCAGGATGAACAGCAGGCAAGTGATGTAGAAGCACGCCATCAACTGACCCAGTTGCACCAGCGAACCGACACCGTAGGCACCGATGGTGAACGCCATGGCGCCGAAGGCACCGATTGGCGCGAGCTTCATGATCATGTTGATGATGTTGAACATCACGTGGGCGAAGCGATCGATGAAGTCCAGGATCGGCCGGCCGTAGGCACCCAGGCGATGCAGGGCGAAACCGAAGATCACCGAGAACATCAGCACTTGCAGGATATCGCCGGTGGCGAACGCACCGAAGATGGTGTTCGGGATCACGTTCAGCAGGAAGCCAACGACGCTT
This genomic window contains:
- a CDS encoding Yip1 family protein — its product is MIHHVVGLFTHPDQEWKEIRGDQEESISHMYLTHTLILAAIPAVSAFIGTTQVGWVIGNRAPVMLTTESALWMTIMSYLAMLGGVAVMGAFIHWMARTYDANPSLARCVAFATYTATPLFIGGLAALYPHMWLGMIVGTAAICYTVYLLYVGLPTFMNIPSDEGFLFSSSVLAVGLVVLVAIMAFTVIVWGLGVGPVYTN
- a CDS encoding CaiB/BaiF CoA transferase family protein, whose amino-acid sequence is MLGPLASLKVLDFSTLLPGPFASLLLADMGAEVLRIESPTRMDLLRVLPPHDQGVSASHAYLNRNKRSLALDLKQPEALEVIKQLLQDYDIVLEQFRPGVMERLGLGYEALKAINPKLIYVSITGYGQTGPYKDRAGHDINYLALAGLASYTGRAESGPLPLGMQVADVAGGSLHGVIGLLAAVIARQQTGLGQHLDVSMTDCAFSLNAMAGAGYLACGEEPGREDQMLNGGSFYDYYRSRDGRWLSVGSLEPAFMKQLCTALGLEELAALGLSPQPAQQKKLKDALKTEFEKHDFAELCALFAELDACVEPVLSLGEAIRHPQLKAREVVTDVPRGDGTSQAQMACPLKFSDGLPEPRHIGAELGQHTDQVLRELGFDAERIAGLRRAKVIL
- a CDS encoding dicarboxylate/amino acid:cation symporter; the encoded protein is MTTRQPLYKSLYFQVIVAIIIGVLIGHFYPQTGVALKPLGDGFIKLIKMIIAPIIFCTVVSGIAGMQNMKSVGKTGGYALLYFEIVSTIALLVGLLVVNIVQPGNGMHIDVTTLDASKVAQYVAAGADQSVVGFLLNVIPNTIFGAFATGDILQVLMFSVIFGFALHRLGAYGRPILDFIDRFAHVMFNIINMIMKLAPIGAFGAMAFTIGAYGVGSLVQLGQLMACFYITCLLFILIVLGGIARAHGFSVLKVIRYIREELLIVLGTSSSESVLPRMLIKMERLGAKKSVVGLVIPTGYSFNLDGTAIYLTMAAVFIAQATDTHMDITHQITLLVVLLLSSKGAAGVTGSGFIVLAATLSAVGHLPVAGLALILGIDRFMSEARALTNLIGNAVATIVVAKWVKELDTDVLQSELASGGRGISDERVEDDLGVAEGPTPNSVK
- a CDS encoding SprT family zinc-dependent metalloprotease, which produces MPEQLNTRVEDCYQQAESFFKRTFKRPVVSLKLRGQKAGVAHLHENLLRFNPQLYRENTEDFLKQTVAHEVAHLIAHQLFGDRIQPHGEEWQLIMRGVYELPPNRCHTYDVKRRSVTRYIYRCPCAGSDFPFSAQRHSLVRQGRRYLCRRCRSTLVFSGEMRVE